Proteins from one Cervus canadensis isolate Bull #8, Minnesota chromosome 25, ASM1932006v1, whole genome shotgun sequence genomic window:
- the KRT71 gene encoding keratin, type II cytoskeletal 71 gives MSRQFTCKSGAAAKGGFSGCSAVLSGGSVSSYRAGGKGLSGGFGSRSLYNLGGVRSISFNVASGSGKSGGYGFGRARASGFAGSMFGSVALGPMCPTVCPPGGIHQVTVNESLLAPLNVELDPEIQKVRAQEREQIKALNNKFASFIDKVRFLEQQNQVLETKWELLQQLDLNNCKNNLEPILEGYISNLRKQLETLSGDRVRLDSELRSVRDVVEDYKKRYEEEINRRTAAENEFVLLKKDVDAAYANKVELQAKVDSMDQEIKFFKCLYEAEIAQIQSHISDMSVILSMDNNRDLNLDSIIDEVRAQYEDIALKSKAEAEALYQTKFQELQLAAGRHGDDLKNTKNEISELTRLIQRIRSEIENVKKQASNLETAIADAEQRGDNALKDARAKLDELEAALHQSKEELARMMREYQELMSLKLALDMEIATYRKLLESEECRMSGEFPSPVSISIISSTSGSGGYGFRPSSVSGGYVANSGSCISGVCSVRGGESRSRSSTTDYKDALGKGSSLSAPSKKASR, from the exons ATGAGCCGCCAATTCACCTGCAAGTCGGGAGCTGCTGCCAAGGGAGGCTTCAGTGGCTGCTCAGCTGTGCTCTCCGGAGGCAGCGTGTCCTCCTACCGGGCAGGCGGCAAAGGGCTCAGCGGGGGATTCGGAAGTCGGAGCCTCTACAACCTGGGCGGCGTCCGGAGCATCTCCTTCAACGTGGCCAGTGGCAGTGGGAAGAGTGGAGGTTATGGATTTGGCAGAGCCCGGGCCAGTGGTTTCGCCGGCAGCATGTTTGGCAGCGTGGCCCTGGGGCCCATGTGCCCGACTGTGTGCCCACCTGGAGGCATCCACCAGGTCACCGTCAACGAGAGCCTCCTGGCCCCCCTCAACGTGGAGCTGGACCCCGAGATCCAGAAAGTGCGCGCTCAGGAGCGGGAGCAGATCAAGGCTCTGAACAACAAGTTCGCCTCCTTCATTGACAAG GTGAGGTTCCTGGAGCAGCAGAACCAGGTGCTGGAGACCAAGTGGGAGCTGCTGCAGCAGTTGGATCTGAACAACTGTAAGAACAACCTAGAGCCCATCCTCGAGGGCTACATCAGCAACCTGAGGAAGCAGCTGGAGACGCTTTCCGGGGACCGGGTGAGGCTGGACTCGGAGCTGAGGAGCGTACGGGATGTGGTGGAGGACTACAAGAAGAG GTATGAGGAAGAAATCAACAGGCGGACAGCAGCGGAGAACGAGTTTGTGCTGCTCAAGAAG GATGTGGATGCGGCTTATGCCAATAAGGTGGAGTTGCAGGCCAAGGTGGACTCCATGGACCAGGAGATCAAGTTCTTCAAGTGTCTCTATGAAGCC GAGATCGCTCAGATCCAGTCCCACATCAGCGACATGTCTGTCATCCTGTCAATGGACAACAACCGTGACCTGAACCTGGACAGCATTATTGATGAGGTCCGTGCCCAGTATGAGGACATCGCCCTGAAGAGCAAGGCTGAGGCTGAGGCACTGTACCAGACCAAG TTCCAGGAGTTGCAGCTGGCAGCCGGCCGGCATGGGGACGACCTCAAAAACACCAAGAACGAGATCTCAGAGCTCACCCGGCTCATCCAGAGAATCCGCTCAGAGATTGAGAATGTGAAGAAGCAG GCTTCCAACTTGGAGACGGCCATCGCCGACGCCGAACAGAGGGGTGACAATGCTCTGAAGGATGCCAGGGCCAAGCTGGATGAGCTGGAGGCTGCCCTGCACCAGTCCAAGGAGGAGCTGGCCAGGATGATGCGCGAGTACCAGGAACTCATGAGCCTGAAGCTGGCCCTGGACATGGAGATCGCCACCTACCGCAAGCTGCTGGAGAGTGAGGAGTGCAG GATGTCAGGAGAATTTCCCTCCCCTGTCAGCATCT CCATCATCAGCAGCACCAGCGGCAGCGGTGGCTATGGCTTCCGGCCCAGCTCGGTCAGCGGAGGCTACGTGGCCAACAGCGGCAGCTGCATCTCTGGAGTGTGCAGTGTCCGAGGCGGGGAGAGCCGGAGCCGGAGCAGCACCACCGACTACAAggatgccctggggaagggctCCAGCCTGAGTGCCCCCTCCAAGAAAGCCAGTCGGTAG